The Sporocytophaga myxococcoides genome contains the following window.
CAGAACAGACTAAGCGGGTAATTACCTATCAAAATAACAGGGCAGCCGGAGGCATACAGGAAGAAGAGGAGCAGAAAGCCAAGCACTTTATACAGAGGTTTATCCGTGAGCTGAAACCCTTTAAGGTAGTAAATCCCTATGCTAATAAAATACACCTTCCTGAAGAAGCGCACAAGATCAGGAGATTAAACGACCTGTTCCAAAGCTTTGTAAAGATGGTAACGGTACTTAATCAGTACCAGAGAAAGAAGGATGATAAACAAAGACTGATAACGGAAATCGCAGACATAGAAACGGCCGTGGAGATCATGTTTGAAAGTATAGTCCTGAAAGTAGACGAGCTGGACGGTAGTTTAAGACAGTTTTATGAAAAGCTAAAAAGCCACATAGGAAAGAAAAGCCGTAATTATGAGTTTACCCGCTTCGAGGTGAGAGAGGCTACAGGACTGGGCAAGACCCAGCAGCACCATTATATTAATCAGTTAATCGAAGTCGAATATTTACAGCAATACGGCTTTGCCAATCGTGGTTTTAGATACAAGATAGTCCACTGGGATAATTATACAGCCATGCGGGAAAGGATCAAAAGAAGCCTTCAGAATCAGTTGGAGACTATCAAAAGTGAACACCAGCGAACACCAGCTGAACGCCAGAAGTAAGTATAAATCGTTGATAAATAGATAAAAAGCTGCCACCCTGTGGCTGGTGTTCGGTGTTCGGAAAATATGCTCAAACACCTTTTTTAGAAAAACGTCATAAAAGTAATCAGGTATGACCACAGCACAGGAAAATCAAATCAAAGGCTTTAAGAGTTATTTAATACAGTTGGGCTACAGCCCAAGCAGTTGTTACATGCTTCCTGACTGCATTAAAGACTTTTTAGAGTGCCACAATGGCACGGGTACAAGCGAGCTGAATGCAGTTCACATACATCAGTTTTACGAGTGGTTGCAGATCAGACCCAACAGGAAAAGGGAAGGTGGATTAAGCGAGAGTTATATTAATCATCACGTTTATGCGCTGAGGGTGTTTTTTAACTGGCTGGAAGAAACCGGAGAAATCACTTACAATCCTATCAGTGTGCTGAAGTTCAAAAGCCCTGAATCCGGCCAGCGTGAACCGCTTACCCAAAGCGAAATCAAACAGTTGTTAGAGAGCTGTACCAGCTTAAAAGAAACGGCCATCCTTCATTTATTTTACTCCTGTGGACTGAGAAGAAGCGAAGGAGAAGGCTTGAATATACGGGACATACACTTTAAGAAACAGATTCTTTATGTAAGAGACGGTAAAGGAGCCAGACGCAGAGCCATCCCGATGACAGCGAAAGTAAGCCATGATCTTGAAAGCTATTACCTGCATGAAAGAGCAGCAGAAAGCAAAGTGAAAGACATCGAAGCTTTTATACTCAATAAAAAAGGCCATAGAATGAGTGGGAACAGCTATAATAAAATCTTAAAAGCCATCCTGCAAAGAGCAGCAATAACCAAAGAAGCCAGCCTTCACCACTTACGGCACTCAATAGCCACACACTTACTGGAATCAGGTCTTGAGCTTGAAAAGGTGAGAGACTTTTTAGGCCACAGCCATTTAGAAACCACACAGATATATACAAAAATAAACGAAGGTCAGCTTAATAAACTATTATCAGGATGAAATAACATGAAAACATTAGAAGAGTACTTGAAAAGCAGGTATACAGCCAAAACAGCGCAAAGCTACAAACGTGAAATAGAAATCTACCAGGGTAACAACCCCGCAGCGGATAAGGCCCGATACCAGGATATAGTAAACTACATCGGCAGCTTAAGAACCCGTTATCGCAATCCCCAAACCTTATCCAGAATACTCAGCAGTATCAAAGCTTACTACGATTTTTTAAGCAGCACAGGCAAACGCAAAGACAATCCCGGCAAAGCAATACGGCTAAGAGATAAACAAAGCAAGGACATACAGCTACAGGACCTTTTTACAACTGAAGAGCTGGAACAGCTCCTAAACCGGAAAGAGCGTTACAATGCACTGGAGTATAGAAATAAAGTGCTGATGAGCTTACTGATCTATCAGGCTTTAAAGCCGGAAGAGATAACGCAGTTTAGAGCAGATGAAATCAACCTGAGCCGTGCCACAGTCTACATAAGAGGAAGCGGAAAAAACAACAGCAGAGAACTGACTTTAAAGCCTACCCAGATCATACTTTTTCATCACTACCAGACCGAAATCCGTCCCAAACTCTTAAAGGGCACTCAGAGCGATATTTTTATCATTGGCCATAGAGGAGGTCCGATGAAAGGAGAAAATATTACCAAACACGTTAAAAGGAGCTTCAGGATGCATTATAACCCACGTAAGGTAAACTGTCAGACAATCCGTCAAAGTGTTATTACCAACCTTCTAAGTGCCGGAAATGACCTCAGAATAGTCCAGGTGTTTGCCGGACATAAATACCCATCTACAACAGAAAAGTATAAACAGACGAATGTTGAAGCGTTGAAGAGCGCAATACAAAGTTACCATCCAATCCGCTGACCCAAATCCCCATACCCACCCGAGCCGTGCCCTGCGTGTCTCTTGCTAGTGGAAAAGGAAAGGGCAGAGCATTAAACAATGAAGCCCGCCCAAAGCAAGGCACATCCCGACCAAAGGTCGGTAAGAGCCTTGAGCCCCCGCACAGTAGAAGAGGAAATAACAGTACATTAAGAAAGAGCAAGAGCCACACCAAAGCTATATTTACATAATAAGAGTTATATAAGCACGCGCGGAATTATGGTGTGCGCCGGAAGGTTCAGAGCCAGAGCCAAGAGCAGCGTGAAAGTAAAGCATAGAGCAAGGAACAGAGGGCAGAGAAGCGCACTTTTTTTATGCGCTTAGTTATATAACTTTATTATGTAAAATAGCCGCACGATGTCCACCCGAACCAACCGCACATCGGCAAAGCCGGTTATATAGCGGCCTTTTAGTGTGCTACTCGCTTGCGCTCAGACAAGGCACGAGCCACAGGCGTAAGGCGCTTCGCATATTTTTTTATTGGGAGGTCGTCCACCCCCAAACCCCCGGATCATTTTTTTGAATGAGGTTCGCCCGGAAAATATCAGTGTTATAGTCAGAGCAGTAAGGGGCGCACCTCATTCAAAAAAACGTTAAACCTTCTTTTTTCAAATGAAAGAAAAAATAGTTTGAATGTTCTTAAAACTTTAATCCAAAACTGACTAAAAGCATTAAAATCATTTATTAATTATGGAAATTTTAATCGCAGTTAGTTCTTTAATGACAATTATTAATATCTTAGTGGGCTGGTATTTACTGCTTAAGAAGTGAGCATTAAATAAAAACGTTCTTTAAAAAGTGTGCGAAGTTGTTGAAAGATAA
Protein-coding sequences here:
- a CDS encoding tyrosine-type recombinase/integrase; the protein is MTTAQENQIKGFKSYLIQLGYSPSSCYMLPDCIKDFLECHNGTGTSELNAVHIHQFYEWLQIRPNRKREGGLSESYINHHVYALRVFFNWLEETGEITYNPISVLKFKSPESGQREPLTQSEIKQLLESCTSLKETAILHLFYSCGLRRSEGEGLNIRDIHFKKQILYVRDGKGARRRAIPMTAKVSHDLESYYLHERAAESKVKDIEAFILNKKGHRMSGNSYNKILKAILQRAAITKEASLHHLRHSIATHLLESGLELEKVRDFLGHSHLETTQIYTKINEGQLNKLLSG
- a CDS encoding tyrosine-type recombinase/integrase, which encodes MKTLEEYLKSRYTAKTAQSYKREIEIYQGNNPAADKARYQDIVNYIGSLRTRYRNPQTLSRILSSIKAYYDFLSSTGKRKDNPGKAIRLRDKQSKDIQLQDLFTTEELEQLLNRKERYNALEYRNKVLMSLLIYQALKPEEITQFRADEINLSRATVYIRGSGKNNSRELTLKPTQIILFHHYQTEIRPKLLKGTQSDIFIIGHRGGPMKGENITKHVKRSFRMHYNPRKVNCQTIRQSVITNLLSAGNDLRIVQVFAGHKYPSTTEKYKQTNVEALKSAIQSYHPIR